The nucleotide sequence CCGGTATTGGTATGAGCTGTGATTCTAAATGCGGAATGCACATGTGGGATGATTATATATATTTCGAAATTGTGGATCCGAAAACTGGTGAGGTTTTGCCTGACGGTGAGGTTGGAGAATTAGTTATAACAACTTTGAAAAAGGAAGGCGCTCCGTTAATCAGATACCGCACTCATGACCTTACAAGAATTATGACCGGGGATTGTCCATGCGGTTCAAAATATCCGAGAATTGACGTTATACTGGGCAGAACTGATGATATGGTAAAGGTTAAAGGCGTAAATATCTTCCCGAGCCAGATAGAGGAATTTTTGAGTACAATCGAAGATGCTTCAAGCGAGTATCAGGTTATGATAGACCATCTTAACGGCAAAGATATTTTCACTCTGTTTGTTGAGGTTAAAAACGGAACTGATATGAAGGTTTTTGAAAGAAATATAGTTAAAGAGTTTAAAGACCGTATAGGAATAACGATAAAGTGTAAACCAGTATCGGTTGGAGATTTGCCGAGGAGCGAGAAAAAGACTGCTAGAATATACGATAACAGATATTAATATGATAAGTCCTGAACAGATATAATTGTTCGGGACTTATTTTTTATAATTTTGCTTGTGCAATATGCACAAAAATATTTTTGAACATTGTGCAGTTTTCGGTTGAATGTTTTATTAAAATGAGTTAAAATTAAAAAGACAGTTTGGAACGTCATTATGTTCCTAAAAAGTAATAAAATTATAGTAAATATTAAAATACATATTTTGGAGGGCTGAATTTTGAAACAATACGAGACATCAAAAATTAAAAATTTCTGTTTGCTGGGTCACGGAAACTCAGGAAAGACCAGCCTTGCTGAGGCAATGCTGTACACTGCCGGAAACATTGACAGAATGGGAAAAACGCAGGAAGGAACAACGGTCATGGATTTTGACCCTGAGGAGATAAAGCGTAAGTTTTCTATTTCTGCATCTCTCGCTTCGTGTGAGTGGAATGGTACTAAGTTTAATATCTTGGACACGCCGGGATATTTTGATTTTGTCGGAGAGGTTCAGCAGGCTTTGCGGGTATCTGACGCCGCTATTATAGTTCTTTCAGGAAAATCGGGTTTGACAGTCGGAGCTGAAAAAGCCTGGAAGTATTGTGAAGAATATGGTATTCCTAAAATGTTCTTTATAAATAAGGTTGATGACGAACGTGTGGATTATCAAAAAGTTTTGCAGCAGCTTAAAGATAAGTATGGCAAAAAGATCGCCCCTTTCCAGCTGCCGCTTAAAGAGGGAGATAAAATAACCGGATTTATAAATGTTGTCGAGCAGGAGGCTAGAATATTTGACGGCAACCGTACTATAACCGGAGAAATGCCGGCAGGTATTGAAGGCGAGCTGGAGCCGCTCCGTGAAATGATTAAAGAAGCGGTGGCAGAACAGTCCGAGGAGCTGATGGACAAATATTTTTCAGGTGAAGAATTTACTTTGCCTGAGATGTATTCCGCTCTTCGCGAGGGCGTTGCTGAAGGCGATATAGTTCCGGTTCTTTGCGGAAGCGCTTATCATAATCTTGGTATACCGTCTCTGCTTAATGCAATAAGCGCATACTTCCCGTCTCCTAATGCAAAAGAGGACTTTATAATAGCCAAGAAAAAAGACGGCAGTGAATCCCGTATAAAGGTTGACAGCAACGACCCGCTTAGTGCGTTAGTGTTTAAGACGGTTGCTGACCCGTATGTCGGCAAAATGTCATACTTTAAAGTCTTTTCCGGAGTGATGACTCCTGATACTACGGTTTATAATATGAACCGTGATGTAAACGAGAAGATAGGAAAGATTTTTACTATGCAGGGCAAGAAGCAAATTGAGGTAGAGTGCCTTAATGCAGGTGATATAGGTATGGTCTCAAAATTATCCAAAACAAAAACCTGCGACACACTCAGCGGACTTAATCACCCATATCAGCTTGAGGGAATAAAATTTGCAAAGCCAAATATGGAGCTTGCTGTTGTTGCCAAAAACAAGGGTGATGACGATAAGATAGCCCAGGGATTGATAAAACTGATGGACGAGGATAAAACATTTGCTTTTGAAATTAACAAGGAGACTAGACAGCAGCTTTTAAAAGGTCTTGGCGACCAGCATATTGATGTTATTGTTTCAAAGCTAAAGAATAAATTTGGTGTTGATATATCATTTGAGAAACCAAAGGTTCCTTACCGCGAAACAATCAGGAAAAAAGTTAAGGTAGAAGGAAAGCATAAGAAGCAGTCGGGCGGTCATGGTCAGTATGGTCATGTATGGATAGAGTTTGAACCTACGGATTCAGAAGGCTTGGTGTTTGAAGAAAAAATATTCGGAGGCAGTGTGCCTAAGGGATATTTCCCGGCTGTTGAAAAGGGTTTGCAGGATGCAATGGAGCATGGTGTTTTGGCTGGTTACCCAATGGTTGGTTTAAAAGCAACGTTGGTTGATGGCTCTTATCATGATGTTGACTCCTCTGAAATGGCCTTTAAGATGGCTGCAAACTTGGCGTATAAGGCCGGTATGCCTCAGGCATCTCCGGTAATATTAGAGCCTATCGGTCATTTAAAAGTTTATGCTCCTGATAGTTATACCGGTGATATCATAGGCGATATAAATAAGCGCCGCGGACAAATGCTTGGTATGGAGCCGGTCGGCGATGGTATAACTATGATAGAGGGAGAAATCCCTATGGCTGAAATGCACTCATATGCTTCCGATTTAAGGTCAATGACGCAGGCTAGGGGCGACTTTGAGTTTGAGTTTGACAGATATCAGGAAGCTCCGCAGAATGTTATAGATAAAATTGTGGAGGAGAGCAAATAAATAACATAATAAATTCAAATGTTATTGCATTGAATCAATGAATGTTATAATAGTCAAAACTTTAAAAGTGGCTGTAATTTAAAGAAGATTGACAATATCAAAGGCACCTTCTGTGGTAAAATACCATGGAAGGTGTTTTATATGTCAGGCATAAATGAATAAAAAATTGTTAAGCAGCGTGATATTAAGATGTTTTTATCGTTTTAAATTAAAATAGAAATTAAGAATGAATAATTTATATTCCATGCTCAGATGTTGGTTCACCTAACGCGCGAACTTCGTTTGCCTGCCGATGTTCACCGTTTAACCACTTTAGTATATGTAAGTTAATTATATATTAATTTAACTTTCAAAATTATAATTTATATTATAAATTTAAGTTTATGTTGTTTTTGGTGTTTGTTTAACTGGTTAATTTTATATTGAGCATTTCATGCTCAGATGTTAGTTCACCTAACGCGCGAACTTCGTTCGCCTGCCGATGTTCACCGTTTAACCACTTTTATTATATGAAATTAATTATATATGAATTTGCCTTCAAAACCAAAATATATATTATTCTATTTGACTTGGATTGGATTAATAAATTTTATGTTTTAAATAATATTTTTGAAAACTAAAAATATAAATTAATAAAATTGATGGTCAGATAATTCGCATTTCATGCTCAGATGCTGGTTCACCTAACGCGCGAACTTCGTTCGCCTGCCGATGTTCACCATCTAACGAATTTTATTATATGAAATTAATTATATAGAAATTTATATATAAAAAGTCAAATTTATTTTAATTTCTAGTTTATGGATTAATAATATACACATTTAAACGGTTAAAAATTAAATCTTTATTTTATTAAAAGACATTTTTATAATAGAAAAAATATTACTAATACAAAAAAACAATTTTGTATAAATAAACTTATCAATTGAATATCTCAACAGAATACCTTAACTCTTCAAACATAAAATATAAAACTATCTAAATAAAAGTAAAATAATCAAACCAAACAAAATAAACTCAATTTGTAATATAATCTCTGATTTTGAAAGTAATTTTATATATAACTAATTTACATATAAAAAAGTCGTTAGATGGTGAACATCGGCAGGCGAACGAAGTTCGCACGTTAGGTGAACCAGCATCTGAGCATGAAATGCGAATTATCTGACCTTCAATTTTATTAATTTATATTTTTAGTTTTCAAAAATACTAATTAAAACATAAAATTTATTACTCCAATCCAAGTTAAATCGAATAAAATAAATTTTGGTTTTGAAGGCAAATTCATATATAATTAATTTCATATAATAAAAGTGGTTAAACGGTGAACAACGGCAGGCGAACGAAGTTCGCGCGTTAGGTGAACCAACATCTGAGCATGAAATGCTCAATATAAAATTAATTAGTTAAAAGCAATCAACTTTAACATATATTTAATTGTTAGTATATATTCGTAGTTTAAATATTCATGGTAATAATAATAGACCAATTTAAACATAATTATAAATTTATTCACATAAAACAAAATCTTTAAGCAAGACTTTTAACAATTCCTATATAACTAGGAAAAAACTATAGTGCACGAAGTGTTGGCTTGACATTTTCCTGATTGAATATTAAAATAAAACACTAAACTTTAATGTGTGTATCTTACAAAATAACCTGTATTTGATAACATGTAAACTGTTAGGAAATAATTATTATAAAAATTTGGAATTGGAGATACTATAGTGAAAAAGAAAATGCTGGCAGTAACATTAATTTTATTTATAGGGCTATTATTTTCAGGAACAATTTATTATTTTATAAAAAATCCAGCTTTATACTCACTATCAATAACTTTCGGTACTATCTTTTATCATTTTGCTATGCGTCTGGCAGTGGGTTTTTTAATAAATAATAAGTTTCACAATCATATTGATTACACGCTAAAATGGTTTAAGGAAAGAGATTTTGAACAAAAATTTTACATATGGATTCAAATAAAGAAATGGAAAAAGTGGGTTCCTGTTTTTAATCCGAAAGATTACGATTTAAAAAATAATTCCATAGCGGAAATTATACAGGTTACCTGTCAGGCGGAAGTTGTTCATGAAATTATCATGATATTGAGTTTTGTGCCTGTTATATTTTCGGTATGGTTCGGAGCTGCAGAGGTGTTTTTAATTACATCGTGTGCCGCATTTTTTATAGACAGCATTTTTGTTGTTCTGCAGAGGTATAACCGGCCAAGATTAATGAGACTGTTAAAAGATAAACAGTTATCAAATAATTTATAAAAATCATTAAATTTTATTTTGAATAATATCATCTTAAATCAACAAAACTATAATTGCCGAACTATCTTTTAAAATATGTGATGGTAATCATTTGAATATTTGAAAAATTTTCGTTTGGAAAATTGATGTTTACTATTAAGCAAGGGGATGATACAATGAGCGATGAAAGACAAATTTATACCGAATATCTCATAATCGGCGGCAATGGATTTGTGGATGGTATACGTGATGACGCACCTGAGGAAGCCAAACGTGAGTTTGAAAAGTTTCTCAGAAAGCAAAAAGAACTGAAAAAGGATGAACAGTAATAAAATGGCCGGAAAATAGGTTGATAATGAGATGTTTTGGTTTGTACAAACGGTGCAAATCGGTTTGATTAATACCAAATTCCGGCCTTTTATTTAATTATTTTTTTGATTGTGTCACCGGCTTTGCTGATTGTAAACTGCACGGCTAATCCAATAAATGCTCCTGTTATTATTGCTGCAATTATTAGATATGGCATATACCAAAAAATTCCCGGGGTTTGTGTAATTAAAGCGGCAACAGCAACTTGTGCTGTATTGTGAATAATCGCTCCGATGATACTTACAGCCCATAAGTTTTTAAGAGGAAGATATTTTAAAAGTATCATCTCTGTTAAAAGGCATAAGAGACCGCCGGTTAAACTATAGACAAGCGTCATAATCTGACCGCTGAAAACACTTCCCATAGTGACTCTTAAAATTAGTATAATAAATGCGTCCGTTGGGCTTAAAAATACAAGTGCAAAGAGTGTAACAATATTGGCAAGACCAAGTTTTATGCCGGGTATGGCAACCAACGGCGGAATTTGAGATTCAAGCACAAATATCGTCAGGGCTATTGCTGTGAGAACGCCGATAGAAGTGATTCTGCGGATTGTTTTATGTTCGATTTGTTTTTCAGGAGACTTTTTCATATCGTCCTCCACTAGTATGTTATTTTCCGGTTACAGCGTCTATTACGGAATCATCGTTTTCAGTCTTTATTTTAACAACCAATTTATGAGGCAGGCAGACAATTGGATAAACGCTGTTTTTAATTTTACCTTGTTTGACGCAAAGCCTGTCCGGGCAGTTAGCATCGGATATAGAAATCTCATCTTTTTCTATATGAACGGTATTAAAACCACCGTTGCCGTCGTCAATGTTTATATCATATGGATTATCTACATCGTTTAAATCTATTGTTTCAATAACTTTACCGTTTTGCACAATTTCAGCTGTTTTTATAGGAACGTTTTGTTTGCTTGCTATAAAGATTATAAAAACTGATATAATTGCTAAAACAGCAAAAATAATTATGAAAAATTTATTTTTCATTTTTATCACCTAAGATTAAAATTATTTATATCATCTTCTGTACTATTTCTCGGATTAAAAAAACTATTTAATCTCTTTCATTATTAGCTTAGGTTATATTTTTTATAAGAGAGTTTTTTCTCATCCATCAGCTGTTTAATTCACTTGTAAAAATTTGTAGTTTATAAAATATAAACTTCGGCAGGGCAGGCTAAGACCGCCGCGAGAGGTGCGCAGCCGCGGAGCGGCAAAGGAACGGCATGTCATATTATCTCGTATTGCCGATCTAGTGAGCCGCATAAGAGCGAATTGTCGTTGTTCACTATAAAATGTTTATAAAGTTAATGATTTATATAACGCAAACTTCGGCAGGGCGGTCTAAGACCGCCGCGAGAGGTGCGCAGTCACGGATAATCAAAAGAACAGATTTTATATTATCTCGTATTACTGACCTTGTGAGCCGCATAAAAGCGAATTGTCGTTGTTCACTATAAAATGTTTATAGTGTTAATTATTTATTATGTCTTATGTATTCTATTTGTTTTTGGCGTATTTGTCAAGTTTTTGTCTGTGCTGTCGAAATCTTTTGTTATATTTCTATTTAAATTGGGTCTTGTCTAAAATTGACGTAAATGGTATACTGGTATTCAATTAGAAGTATGTAAAGTTTTATTGTTGTCAAAAATTAAGACATACTTTTGTGTGCCTGTTATTTTGGAGTGAAATTTTTTTATGAATTATACTATGCTTACTGATTTTTATGAAATCACAATGGCAAACGGATATTTGGAATGCGGTATGGGAGACAGGATCGCATATTTTGATATGTATTTCCGTCAGGCTCCCGACGGCGCCGGTTTTGCTATAATGGCCGGTGTTAAGCAGCTGATTGATTATCTCAGCAGTCTTGAATTTTCGAAGGAAGATATTGAGTTTCTGCGTTCTAAAAATATGTTTTGTGAAAAGTTCTTAGACTATCTTTCGGATTTTAAATTTGAATGCGATGTCTGGGCCATACCGGAGGGAACTCCTATTTTCCCAAATGAACCTATAGTGACGGTAAGGGGGCCTATTATACAGGCGCAGTTTGTTGAGACGATGGTATTGCTTACTATAAACCATCAAAGTTTAATAGCGACAAAGAGCAATCGTATAGTTCGCGCAGCGAATGGCATTCCTGTAATGGAATTTGGCTCGAGACGGGCACAGGGTTATGACGGCGCTATATATGGCGCTAGAGCTGCGTATATTGGCGGAGTTGCAGGAACAGCCTGCACAATTTCAGACCAAATGTTTGGCGTGCCTGCTTTGGGAACAATGGCTCACAGCTGGGTGCAAAGTTTTGATACTGAATACGACGCTTTTAAGGCGTATGCAAAATGTTATCCTGATAACTGTACTTTGCTTGTGGATACATACAATGTTTTAAAGAGCGGTATTCCCAATGCAATTCGTGTTTTTGATGAAGTTTTGAAACCGATGGGGATTAAAAAATGCGGTATAAGAATAGACAGCGGCGATATAACTTATCTTTCAAAAAAAGCTAGGA is from Monoglobus pectinilyticus and encodes:
- the fusA gene encoding elongation factor G codes for the protein MKQYETSKIKNFCLLGHGNSGKTSLAEAMLYTAGNIDRMGKTQEGTTVMDFDPEEIKRKFSISASLASCEWNGTKFNILDTPGYFDFVGEVQQALRVSDAAIIVLSGKSGLTVGAEKAWKYCEEYGIPKMFFINKVDDERVDYQKVLQQLKDKYGKKIAPFQLPLKEGDKITGFINVVEQEARIFDGNRTITGEMPAGIEGELEPLREMIKEAVAEQSEELMDKYFSGEEFTLPEMYSALREGVAEGDIVPVLCGSAYHNLGIPSLLNAISAYFPSPNAKEDFIIAKKKDGSESRIKVDSNDPLSALVFKTVADPYVGKMSYFKVFSGVMTPDTTVYNMNRDVNEKIGKIFTMQGKKQIEVECLNAGDIGMVSKLSKTKTCDTLSGLNHPYQLEGIKFAKPNMELAVVAKNKGDDDKIAQGLIKLMDEDKTFAFEINKETRQQLLKGLGDQHIDVIVSKLKNKFGVDISFEKPKVPYRETIRKKVKVEGKHKKQSGGHGQYGHVWIEFEPTDSEGLVFEEKIFGGSVPKGYFPAVEKGLQDAMEHGVLAGYPMVGLKATLVDGSYHDVDSSEMAFKMAANLAYKAGMPQASPVILEPIGHLKVYAPDSYTGDIIGDINKRRGQMLGMEPVGDGITMIEGEIPMAEMHSYASDLRSMTQARGDFEFEFDRYQEAPQNVIDKIVEESK
- a CDS encoding Gx transporter family protein, with product MKKSPEKQIEHKTIRRITSIGVLTAIALTIFVLESQIPPLVAIPGIKLGLANIVTLFALVFLSPTDAFIILILRVTMGSVFSGQIMTLVYSLTGGLLCLLTEMILLKYLPLKNLWAVSIIGAIIHNTAQVAVAALITQTPGIFWYMPYLIIAAIITGAFIGLAVQFTISKAGDTIKKIIK
- a CDS encoding NusG domain II-containing protein, giving the protein MKNKFFIIIFAVLAIISVFIIFIASKQNVPIKTAEIVQNGKVIETIDLNDVDNPYDINIDDGNGGFNTVHIEKDEISISDANCPDRLCVKQGKIKNSVYPIVCLPHKLVVKIKTENDDSVIDAVTGK
- a CDS encoding glycosyl-4,4'-diaponeurosporenoate acyltransferase CrtO family protein, giving the protein MKKKMLAVTLILFIGLLFSGTIYYFIKNPALYSLSITFGTIFYHFAMRLAVGFLINNKFHNHIDYTLKWFKERDFEQKFYIWIQIKKWKKWVPVFNPKDYDLKNNSIAEIIQVTCQAEVVHEIIMILSFVPVIFSVWFGAAEVFLITSCAAFFIDSIFVVLQRYNRPRLMRLLKDKQLSNNL
- a CDS encoding nicotinate phosphoribosyltransferase; translated protein: MNYTMLTDFYEITMANGYLECGMGDRIAYFDMYFRQAPDGAGFAIMAGVKQLIDYLSSLEFSKEDIEFLRSKNMFCEKFLDYLSDFKFECDVWAIPEGTPIFPNEPIVTVRGPIIQAQFVETMVLLTINHQSLIATKSNRIVRAANGIPVMEFGSRRAQGYDGAIYGARAAYIGGVAGTACTISDQMFGVPALGTMAHSWVQSFDTEYDAFKAYAKCYPDNCTLLVDTYNVLKSGIPNAIRVFDEVLKPMGIKKCGIRIDSGDITYLSKKARKMLDDAGWTEASVCASNSLDEYIIRDILLQGAKIDSFGVGERLITSKSEPVFGGVYKLVAVEHQGEIIPRIKISENVQKITNPYFKKVVRLYSNETGMAIADVLTTYDEVIDDALPYEIFDPQNTWKRKVITDFKAVELQVPIFKSGKLVYESPSLEEIKAYAEEELSLIWDEVKRFENPHTYYVDLSQKLWDIRYDLLKAYNA